One window of Sulfuricurvum sp. genomic DNA carries:
- a CDS encoding DNA translocase FtsK, giving the protein MAGFGILFYLGIATIIGDASIIGAYGAMFAQANVWIFGYVAYVYLLLLMIPLFYSYKYDGELYRRLEMAGIFILLFIAMLFFQAMVVEGMYRGIFIGSMVDFLSVYIGTFGLWILWLMMVAVSVVLVMEQSLSELAQPLKEYMDKPLRTPKQPQTKTTTPPSPLKSEPIIETPLSALDDEFEEPYSLFDNASSKIEESVSHTEPIQPSESSSPVSEAPKTVEELPKESTILSMAKKVKESKQHALVIDELEENKMLLEQIDKGVSEKPKNFKLPPTDFFQNPPKKQTLVDEAELDDKIKDLIDKLRHFNIDGDVVRTYAGPVVSTFEFKPAANIKVSKILGLQDDLAMALRAQTIRIQAPIPGKDVVGIEIPNKSVETIYLREMLESKLFQEAASPLTLILGKDIVGKPFITDLKKLPHLLIAGTTGSGKSVGINSMILSLLYKNSPDQLKLLMIDPKMLEFSIYNDIPHLLTPVITKPKEAISALNNMVYEMERRYHLMSDTRTKNIENYNDKAKAEKRDPLPYIVVIIDELADLMMTSGKDVEYSIARLAQMARASGIHLIVATQRPSVDVVTGLIKANLPSRISYKVGQKIDSKIILDGMGAESLLGRGDMLFTPPGMSGLVRLHAPWSTENEIEKVVDFLKAQREPDYDRRYLADNGSVAKINNDTTDNKPLDELYEEAKNIVLSEQKTSISYLQRRLQIGYNRSATLIEQLENNGILSAPNAKGNRDIIANDPF; this is encoded by the coding sequence ATAGCCGGTTTCGGCATTTTATTTTATTTAGGCATTGCAACCATCATCGGCGATGCATCCATTATTGGTGCGTACGGGGCAATGTTTGCCCAAGCCAATGTTTGGATTTTCGGCTATGTCGCTTATGTCTATTTATTACTCTTAATGATACCGCTGTTTTACTCGTATAAATACGACGGAGAGCTCTATCGACGTCTTGAAATGGCGGGCATTTTTATCCTTTTATTTATTGCTATGCTATTTTTTCAGGCAATGGTGGTCGAGGGGATGTATCGCGGCATATTCATCGGAAGTATGGTTGATTTCTTATCGGTTTACATCGGAACATTCGGACTATGGATTTTGTGGTTAATGATGGTGGCCGTTTCCGTCGTATTGGTCATGGAACAAAGCCTCTCAGAACTGGCACAACCCCTTAAAGAATACATGGATAAACCGCTTAGAACTCCTAAACAGCCTCAAACGAAAACAACTACGCCTCCCTCACCACTAAAATCTGAACCTATTATCGAAACACCTCTTTCTGCACTCGATGATGAATTCGAAGAACCGTATTCTCTTTTCGATAACGCATCTTCCAAAATAGAAGAAAGTGTTTCCCATACAGAACCTATACAGCCTTCAGAATCTTCTTCTCCCGTCTCCGAAGCGCCGAAAACCGTAGAAGAGCTTCCGAAAGAGTCTACCATTCTCAGTATGGCTAAAAAAGTCAAAGAGAGCAAACAGCATGCCCTCGTCATCGATGAGCTCGAAGAGAATAAAATGCTGCTGGAACAAATCGATAAAGGGGTAAGTGAAAAACCTAAAAACTTTAAACTCCCGCCAACTGATTTTTTCCAAAATCCCCCTAAAAAACAGACTTTGGTCGATGAAGCCGAGCTTGATGACAAGATTAAAGATCTTATAGACAAACTAAGACATTTTAATATCGACGGAGACGTCGTACGCACTTATGCCGGGCCTGTTGTTTCGACGTTTGAGTTTAAACCTGCCGCAAACATCAAAGTCTCCAAAATCTTAGGGCTCCAAGATGATCTCGCGATGGCACTGCGTGCTCAGACCATCCGTATCCAAGCTCCGATCCCGGGCAAAGACGTTGTCGGTATTGAAATCCCGAACAAATCGGTCGAAACCATCTATTTGCGTGAAATGTTGGAAAGCAAACTTTTCCAAGAGGCGGCTTCTCCCCTCACTCTGATCTTAGGGAAAGACATTGTCGGTAAGCCGTTTATTACGGATCTTAAAAAACTCCCCCATCTTCTTATCGCAGGGACGACCGGGAGCGGTAAAAGTGTCGGGATTAATTCGATGATTCTAAGCCTTCTTTATAAAAATTCTCCGGATCAGCTCAAACTTCTGATGATCGATCCGAAAATGTTGGAATTTTCTATTTACAATGATATCCCGCACTTACTCACTCCGGTCATTACAAAACCGAAAGAGGCGATCTCAGCGCTCAACAACATGGTCTATGAGATGGAGCGACGATATCATTTGATGAGCGATACCCGCACTAAAAACATCGAAAACTACAATGACAAAGCAAAAGCCGAAAAACGGGATCCATTACCGTATATCGTCGTCATTATCGACGAACTTGCCGATTTGATGATGACCAGCGGTAAAGATGTCGAATACTCGATCGCACGGCTCGCGCAAATGGCGCGTGCCAGCGGTATCCATCTCATCGTAGCGACACAGCGTCCGAGTGTCGATGTCGTAACCGGCCTTATCAAAGCCAACCTCCCGTCGCGCATCAGTTATAAAGTAGGACAAAAAATCGACAGTAAAATCATTTTGGACGGGATGGGTGCGGAATCGCTTCTCGGACGCGGGGATATGCTCTTTACCCCTCCGGGTATGAGCGGGCTTGTCAGGCTGCATGCTCCGTGGAGTACAGAGAATGAAATTGAAAAAGTAGTCGATTTCCTCAAAGCACAGCGTGAGCCCGATTATGATCGCCGGTATTTGGCGGATAACGGCAGTGTGGCGAAAATCAACAATGATACAACGGATAATAAACCCCTCGATGAGCTTTATGAAGAAGCTAAAAATATTGTCCTGAGTGAGCAAAAAACATCGATCAGTTACCTTCAACGTCGATTGCAAATCGGATATAACCGTTCAGCAACCCTTATTGAACAGCTTGAAAACAACGGTATCCTCTCCGCTCCGAATGCCAAAGGTAATCGCGATATCATCGCCAACGACCCTTTTTGA
- a CDS encoding flagellar biosynthesis protein FlgL translates to MRITAGSYYNNIYGENNKLNQQLFDVNKQISSGMKIQYSYENPGVAIDTLRLDNEITTLTQVKTSAQSAYKISTQTDTTIGEIVKTIESMKVKMINAANDTNSDTSTQAIAKELRGLQNHLLTLANTSIGGQYLFSGTATSVKPIDANGMYQGNDQNLEAFLGSGVKQKYNISGSQLFLGSENRISRMVTSNVRQMSLTDLYPDIMKDPAISRSASTETYISGSSTIRDLMGDTDSITTNDAAHPSYFYLQGTRTDGSTFKSKIQMNMTDTMDDLTHKIALAYDPNQTNPTENQVNVTINANGQIEVSDKSAGSSKLDFHLVGAVDFSGGAAADVTNIDNLQSGTTDFETAAITTPGLYIKEFTKSGFTTPTGTPNTIEGINYDRTNFTQDGAILTSNVSQIVNADNSFATSSTKLIEVSGETTLDGKQFVIQGKNVTGAAFTAQINLSSAGSTFSLDGGVTNFNIFTATAPRSAVDADQMTYQQMMDVINIATSGTLPTANTATAYDTAITASNVLSSTTLDYAGRIKIEDKTNPTTKASIALYDSTSNTYPLLTGTISSGSALSFNDNSALQVRDAKTDFFAQIEEMIQSVEAGKKRADGTTTTGQRDIGVQNSIQMLDDLSDHVSRLQTEAGSYSQVLQASSDRTDMLIISTKTLQSDVIDTDIAEATLKMQQLSLNYQALLSNISKVSKLSLVNYL, encoded by the coding sequence GTGAGAATCACAGCGGGATCATATTACAATAATATATACGGCGAAAATAATAAACTTAACCAACAATTGTTTGATGTCAATAAACAAATTTCTTCCGGTATGAAAATACAATATTCGTATGAAAATCCGGGAGTAGCGATTGATACACTCCGTTTGGACAACGAGATCACAACTCTGACTCAAGTCAAAACGAGTGCCCAAAGCGCCTATAAAATTTCGACCCAAACGGACACGACGATCGGAGAAATCGTAAAAACGATCGAATCCATGAAAGTTAAAATGATCAATGCCGCAAATGACACAAATTCCGATACCAGTACCCAAGCGATCGCAAAAGAGCTTCGCGGGCTTCAAAATCATCTATTAACCTTGGCAAATACGTCGATAGGAGGACAATACCTCTTTTCCGGCACGGCTACCTCTGTCAAGCCTATCGATGCAAACGGTATGTATCAGGGGAATGATCAAAATCTTGAAGCTTTTTTAGGGTCAGGGGTAAAACAAAAATACAATATCAGCGGTTCACAACTCTTTTTAGGAAGTGAAAATAGAATCAGCCGTATGGTGACTTCCAATGTCCGCCAAATGAGTTTAACGGATCTGTACCCGGATATCATGAAAGATCCGGCAATATCTCGCAGCGCTTCCACCGAAACTTATATTAGCGGATCAAGCACGATACGTGATCTCATGGGGGATACGGACAGCATTACGACCAATGACGCTGCCCACCCAAGTTATTTTTATCTTCAGGGAACGCGCACTGACGGAAGTACGTTTAAATCAAAAATCCAGATGAATATGACCGACACAATGGATGATTTGACCCACAAAATCGCCCTCGCGTATGACCCGAATCAAACAAATCCGACCGAGAACCAAGTCAATGTAACGATTAATGCCAACGGCCAAATAGAAGTTTCCGATAAATCAGCAGGATCGAGCAAACTCGATTTTCATCTGGTCGGTGCGGTGGATTTTAGCGGCGGAGCGGCAGCCGATGTGACCAACATCGATAATCTTCAATCGGGCACAACCGATTTCGAAACGGCAGCAATTACGACACCGGGTCTGTACATCAAAGAATTTACAAAAAGCGGTTTCACAACCCCTACCGGTACACCTAATACCATAGAAGGGATCAATTACGATCGAACGAACTTTACGCAAGACGGGGCAATCCTGACATCAAATGTTTCTCAAATCGTAAATGCTGATAATTCGTTTGCAACCAGTTCTACTAAATTGATAGAAGTAAGCGGAGAAACAACTTTAGATGGGAAACAGTTCGTCATTCAAGGTAAGAATGTAACTGGAGCTGCTTTCACCGCACAAATCAATTTATCATCAGCCGGTTCAACATTTTCACTTGATGGTGGTGTAACAAACTTTAACATTTTTACGGCAACAGCTCCTCGAAGTGCAGTTGATGCAGATCAAATGACTTATCAACAAATGATGGATGTTATTAACATTGCGACATCTGGAACATTACCGACTGCTAATACAGCAACAGCTTATGATACAGCAATTACAGCATCAAATGTATTATCATCTACAACACTAGATTATGCAGGTCGAATCAAAATTGAAGACAAAACTAATCCTACCACGAAAGCTTCAATAGCCCTGTATGATTCAACATCGAATACCTATCCTCTTCTGACAGGTACAATATCATCCGGTAGTGCATTGTCTTTTAATGACAATAGCGCATTGCAAGTCCGTGATGCAAAAACAGATTTTTTTGCCCAAATTGAGGAGATGATACAATCCGTTGAAGCCGGTAAAAAACGAGCGGACGGCACAACTACAACCGGTCAAAGAGATATCGGTGTTCAAAATTCAATACAGATGCTGGATGATCTAAGCGACCATGTCAGCCGACTCCAAACTGAAGCAGGTTCGTATTCGCAAGTATTGCAGGCATCTTCCGATCGGACGGATATGCTGATCATCAGTACAAAAACATTGCAATCCGATGTTATTGATACGGATATCGCAGAAGCGACACTCAAAATGCAGCAATTGAGTCTTAATTATCAGGCATTATTATCAAATATCTCAAAAGTGTCCAAACTTTCACTCGTTAACTATTTATAG
- a CDS encoding DNA adenine methylase, giving the protein MHHPIKAPFAWIGGKSKLADDIVAMFPEHRLYVEVFGGALNVLYRKQCSTKQAEVVNDINGELINLHRIIRTRPQSLSSYLNRLLISREVFSDILSGRMNPTNNIERAALYFYLLSQSFGAKGTTFAMNAKSRRPKDIYKDFGQWSKRLKFVTIENMSFDKLIRTYDADDAFFYCDPPYVSTESYYQHTGGFGEAEHRQLSELLHGINGKFLLSYNDCELVRELYADMKIISTKEINYTLRGAGSKKAVREVFITNY; this is encoded by the coding sequence ATGCATCATCCTATCAAAGCCCCGTTCGCATGGATCGGGGGTAAATCTAAACTGGCCGATGATATTGTGGCCATGTTCCCGGAACACCGTCTATATGTCGAAGTATTCGGAGGTGCTCTTAACGTTTTGTATCGTAAGCAATGTTCTACAAAACAAGCTGAAGTAGTCAATGATATCAATGGTGAGCTGATCAACCTACACCGTATTATCCGGACGAGACCTCAATCCTTATCTTCGTATCTCAACCGGCTATTGATCAGCCGTGAAGTATTCTCCGATATCCTCTCCGGACGAATGAATCCGACAAATAATATCGAGCGCGCTGCTTTATATTTTTATCTCCTATCTCAGAGCTTTGGAGCTAAGGGGACTACATTCGCCATGAACGCCAAGAGCAGACGTCCCAAAGACATCTATAAGGACTTCGGACAGTGGTCTAAACGGTTGAAGTTTGTCACGATTGAGAATATGAGCTTCGATAAGCTAATTCGGACATACGATGCCGATGATGCGTTCTTTTACTGTGATCCACCCTATGTATCGACTGAGAGTTACTATCAGCATACGGGCGGTTTTGGTGAAGCAGAACACCGGCAATTGTCAGAGCTGCTTCATGGGATAAATGGTAAGTTCTTATTGAGCTATAATGATTGTGAACTGGTAAGAGAGCTCTATGCAGACATGAAGATCATATCTACTAAAGAGATCAACTATACCCTTCGAGGAGCGGGAAGTAAGAAGGCGGTTCGGGAGGTGTTTATTACGAACTATTAG